A stretch of DNA from Streptomyces venezuelae:
GGGTCGATCGTGGAGCGGGCGGGAGACGGCCGGCTGTACAACACGGCACTGGTGATCTCCCCGGCCGGCGAGCTGGCCGCCACCTACCGTAAGATCCACCGCTTTGGCTTCGACGAGGGCGAGGCCGTGCTGATGTCGGCCGGCGACTCCCTGACGGTCGTGGAGCTCCCCGAGCAGACCCTGGGCCTGGCCACCTGCTACGACCTGCGCTTCCCGGAGCTCTTCCGCGGCCTGGTCGACTCCGGGGCCACCACCCTGGTCGTCTCGGCGGGCTGGCCCGAACGCCGCCGGGCCCACTGGACCCTGCTGAACCGGGCCCGGGCGATCGAGGAACAGTCGTACGTCCTGGCCTGCGCCACGGCCGGCACCCACGCAGGGGTGCAGCAGGCGGGCCACAGCCTGGTGGTCGACCCCTGGGGCGAGGTCCTGGCGGAGGCCGGCCCGGGCGAGCAGGTCCTGACGGTGGACCTGGACCCGGCGAAGGTGGCGGAGACCCGCGAACAGTTCCCGGCCCTGAAGGACCGCATGCTGGGCATCCGCCCGGCCACCGGCTGACCCTCAGCTCCGGAAGCGGTGCCTCACTTCAGTTCGGTGGTGTCGAGTACGAGGTCGAAGGGCTCGGGCAGCCGGACGGGCGTCCCGAAGGGGTGCGGGCCGTCCGCGGCCTCGTACCCGAGCTGCCCGGGCTGGGAGAACAGGGTGACCTCGCGGCTGATCCGGTCGACCAGCAGGTAGAGCGGGGCCCCGTACTCGGCGTACCGCTTGCGCTTGACGACGCGGTCGGTCTCCGCGTTGGACTGGGACGTGACCTCGACGACCAGGAGCGTCTGGTCGGGCAGCAGCGCTCCTGCCCCGGAGGCAAGCTCTCGCGGCACGACAGCGAAGTCCGGCACGTACCAGTTCGCGGTTTTAGGAAAGTCCAGGTTGCCAGACCCTGTGATACAGCCGAGTTCCCGGGCCCGTGGCTTCACCTGGTCCCGAATGACTTCAGTCGTGTCCTCGTGGTCCCACGTCGGCGGCCTGACCTCGCCGCATCCCCCCTGGATGACCCCCTCGATGATCTCCACGCGGTCACCCTGCATGTGCTGAATGGCGTACTTCAGAGCCCGTTCGGGATCCACACCCGTGGTGTAGTCACGAGGC
This window harbors:
- a CDS encoding carbon-nitrogen family hydrolase — translated: MRASLLQIAVDDAESVPARRARVAALVREQRDADLVVLPELWPMGAFAYEQFETEAEPLDGPTYAELSKAARDAGVWLHAGSIVERAGDGRLYNTALVISPAGELAATYRKIHRFGFDEGEAVLMSAGDSLTVVELPEQTLGLATCYDLRFPELFRGLVDSGATTLVVSAGWPERRRAHWTLLNRARAIEEQSYVLACATAGTHAGVQQAGHSLVVDPWGEVLAEAGPGEQVLTVDLDPAKVAETREQFPALKDRMLGIRPATG
- a CDS encoding Uma2 family endonuclease encodes the protein MATAAEPRDYTTGVDPERALKYAIQHMQGDRVEIIEGVIQGGCGEVRPPTWDHEDTTEVIRDQVKPRARELGCITGSGNLDFPKTANWYVPDFAVVPRELASGAGALLPDQTLLVVEVTSQSNAETDRVVKRKRYAEYGAPLYLLVDRISREVTLFSQPGQLGYEAADGPHPFGTPVRLPEPFDLVLDTTELK